A DNA window from Polynucleobacter sp. AP-Titi-500A-B4 contains the following coding sequences:
- the accC gene encoding acetyl-CoA carboxylase biotin carboxylase subunit: MFDKILIANRGEIALRIQRACRELGIKTVVVYSTADKEAKYVKLADEAVCIGPAPSPLSYLNMPAIISAAEVTDAEAIHPGYGFLSENADFAERVEKSGFAFIGPTAASIRLMGDKVSAKRAMIKAGVPCVPGSEGALPDNPKEIIATAKKVGYPVIIKAAGGGGGRGMRVVHTEAALINAVNMTREEAGRAFGNPEVYMEKFLEKPRHVEIQILADTHGNAIWLGERDCSMQRRHQKVIEEAPAPGIDRRLIAKIGERCAEACRKIGYRGAGTFEFLYENGEFFFIEMNTRVQVEHPVTEMITGVDIVQEQIRIAAGLKLSYRQKDIVFRGHAIECRLNAEDPFKFTPSPGKIGSFHMPGGPGIRVDSHAYSGYVVPSNYDSMIGKLISYGNTREQAIRRMQIALSEMVIDGITTNVPLHRELMLDPNFMEGGTSIHYLEHRLEEQAASRGKS; encoded by the coding sequence ATGTTCGATAAGATTCTGATCGCCAATCGGGGAGAAATTGCTCTCCGTATCCAACGCGCATGCCGCGAGTTGGGAATTAAAACTGTGGTGGTCTATTCCACTGCAGATAAGGAGGCAAAGTATGTGAAGCTTGCTGATGAGGCCGTCTGTATTGGCCCAGCACCTTCACCGCTTAGCTATCTCAATATGCCAGCAATTATTTCTGCGGCTGAGGTGACTGATGCTGAAGCTATTCATCCTGGATATGGTTTTCTCTCTGAGAACGCTGACTTTGCAGAGCGTGTAGAGAAATCTGGTTTTGCTTTCATTGGCCCTACTGCAGCCTCGATTCGTTTAATGGGTGACAAAGTTTCTGCCAAACGCGCCATGATCAAGGCAGGGGTACCTTGCGTTCCTGGGTCTGAAGGCGCATTGCCGGACAATCCAAAAGAAATTATTGCTACCGCTAAAAAAGTGGGCTACCCAGTCATTATTAAGGCAGCTGGTGGTGGTGGTGGACGCGGCATGCGAGTGGTTCATACCGAAGCTGCACTCATCAATGCTGTCAATATGACAAGAGAGGAAGCGGGCCGAGCCTTTGGTAATCCAGAAGTCTATATGGAGAAGTTTTTAGAAAAGCCTCGCCACGTTGAGATTCAGATTCTGGCCGATACCCATGGCAACGCCATTTGGTTGGGCGAGCGTGATTGTTCTATGCAACGTCGCCACCAAAAAGTCATTGAAGAGGCGCCAGCCCCTGGCATTGATCGTCGCTTGATTGCTAAGATTGGTGAGCGTTGTGCTGAAGCTTGCAGAAAGATCGGCTATCGCGGGGCGGGTACCTTCGAATTTCTTTATGAAAACGGCGAATTTTTCTTCATTGAGATGAATACCCGTGTTCAAGTTGAGCATCCCGTTACTGAAATGATCACAGGTGTAGATATTGTTCAGGAACAAATTCGGATTGCAGCAGGTCTCAAGTTGTCTTATCGCCAAAAAGATATTGTTTTCCGTGGCCATGCGATTGAATGTCGCCTGAACGCAGAAGATCCGTTTAAGTTCACGCCAAGTCCAGGGAAAATTGGCTCATTCCACATGCCTGGTGGCCCTGGTATTCGTGTTGACTCACATGCCTATAGTGGCTATGTCGTACCCTCAAATTACGATTCCATGATTGGTAAGCTGATCTCATATGGCAACACTCGCGAACAAGCGATCCGCCGCATGCAAATTGCCCTATCTGAGATGGTGATCGATGGCATTACTACCAATGTGCCTCTGCACCGCGAACTCATGCTTGATCCCAACTTCATGGAAGGCGGCACCAGCATTCACTACTTGGAGCATCGCTTAGAAGAGCAAGCTGCAAGTCGCGGTAAATCCTAA
- the accB gene encoding acetyl-CoA carboxylase biotin carboxyl carrier protein, with protein sequence MDLRKLKTLIDLVSESGISELEVNEGEDRVRIVNAGSPAPAGQMVYTNPAPAQAMHATPAATPAPTAAPAAEAPAEETGFIARSPMVGTFYRAPNPESPNFVNVGDTVKVGQTLCIIEAMKLLNEIESEQAGVIKEILCENGQGVEFDQPLFVIA encoded by the coding sequence ATGGATCTAAGAAAACTCAAAACTTTGATCGATCTCGTTTCTGAATCAGGCATTTCTGAATTAGAGGTAAATGAAGGTGAAGATCGTGTTCGGATCGTGAATGCCGGCTCTCCAGCTCCTGCAGGTCAAATGGTTTATACAAATCCTGCTCCAGCGCAAGCGATGCATGCGACTCCTGCCGCTACCCCAGCCCCAACTGCAGCACCAGCTGCCGAAGCGCCTGCAGAAGAAACCGGCTTTATTGCGCGCTCACCAATGGTTGGCACTTTCTACCGCGCGCCAAATCCAGAGTCTCCAAATTTTGTAAACGTAGGCGACACTGTAAAAGTTGGCCAAACCCTTTGCATCATTGAGGCTATGAAACTGCTCAATGAAATCGAATCAGAACAAGCCGGCGTCATCAAAGAAATTTTGTGTGAAAACGGTCAAGGTGTTGAGTTTGATCAGCCCTTGTTTGTCATTGCCTAA
- the aroQ gene encoding type II 3-dehydroquinate dehydratase: protein MSKKASILVIQGPNLNLLGTREPEVYGKTTLEDIHQKLGDLAKAQSVDLSAYQSNHEGELIDRIQKAKQDEVDFIIINPGAFTHTSVALRDVLAGVAIPFTEVHLSNIHQREEFRKHSYLSDIATGVICGLGAIGYELALQAAIDRLQK, encoded by the coding sequence ATGTCTAAAAAAGCTTCAATTCTCGTCATTCAAGGCCCTAATCTCAATCTATTGGGCACCCGTGAACCTGAGGTTTACGGAAAAACTACCCTAGAAGATATACATCAAAAGCTGGGCGACCTTGCAAAAGCCCAGTCAGTTGACTTAAGTGCCTATCAAAGCAACCACGAAGGCGAGTTAATTGACCGCATTCAAAAGGCAAAACAGGATGAGGTGGATTTCATCATCATCAATCCAGGCGCGTTTACCCATACCAGTGTTGCGCTCCGCGATGTTTTAGCCGGGGTTGCCATTCCATTCACTGAAGTGCATTTATCCAATATTCACCAAAGAGAAGAGTTCCGCAAGCACTCTTATCTATCTGATATTGCTACTGGAGTGATTTGTGGCCTTGGCGCAATTGGCTACGAATTAGCGCTTCAAGCAGCAATCGACCGTTTACAAAAATAA
- a CDS encoding TlpA disulfide reductase family protein, producing the protein MNRRQWIMIGGISLLALLAGVFSSQWISQTGLASDPSIKAFFANPWQTPDGKSANSENWRQKVLVVNFWASWCPPCVEEMPALDKIAQEYASKNVLIVGIGIDSPSNIRQFLEMTPVSYPIVIGGLEGSNLSKQMGNTQGALPYTVIINQKGKAIYTKLGKISEEELRKAINGAI; encoded by the coding sequence GTGAACCGAAGACAGTGGATCATGATTGGCGGAATTAGTCTTTTGGCGCTCCTTGCTGGAGTCTTTTCTTCGCAATGGATTTCTCAAACGGGCTTAGCTAGCGATCCTTCCATCAAAGCTTTTTTTGCTAACCCCTGGCAAACACCGGATGGAAAATCGGCAAATTCTGAAAATTGGCGTCAAAAAGTTCTAGTTGTGAACTTTTGGGCCTCCTGGTGCCCTCCTTGCGTCGAAGAAATGCCTGCTTTAGACAAAATTGCGCAGGAATATGCCTCTAAAAATGTATTAATTGTTGGCATCGGCATTGATTCACCATCTAACATACGCCAATTTCTTGAAATGACCCCCGTTTCATATCCTATTGTGATTGGTGGATTAGAGGGCAGCAATCTCTCCAAGCAAATGGGCAACACCCAGGGCGCCCTACCCTATACGGTCATCATCAATCAAAAGGGCAAAGCCATTTATACGAAATTAGGAAAGATAAGCGAAGAAGAGCTCAGAAAGGCAATTAACGGGGCTATATAA